One window from the genome of Cyclobacterium amurskyense encodes:
- a CDS encoding DUF4924 family protein — translation MKSIADKKKKENIIEYVLYMYRMEDLLRAYQFEMEDVNAYVLGHKNIDKKDKEETQVWLSNMVNQMEEQGIKEKGHLDDVQEIVGQLAKIHWQLLKEDPDYIAIYRKTQAHLLKLIADTKEGIPEHEIQVFINTLYGVLLNKLNGRKIPLEIMDAAASFGDVLACINIAYMKDFLTTDK, via the coding sequence ATGAAATCAATTGCTGACAAAAAGAAAAAAGAGAATATAATAGAATATGTATTGTACATGTATAGAATGGAGGACCTTTTAAGGGCCTATCAATTTGAAATGGAAGATGTAAATGCCTACGTTTTAGGACATAAGAACATAGACAAAAAGGACAAGGAAGAAACCCAAGTCTGGCTTTCAAACATGGTCAATCAAATGGAGGAACAAGGCATCAAAGAAAAGGGACATCTGGATGATGTACAGGAAATAGTAGGTCAATTGGCTAAAATTCATTGGCAACTACTAAAAGAAGATCCTGATTACATTGCCATTTATCGCAAAACCCAAGCCCATTTGTTGAAATTAATAGCTGATACAAAAGAGGGTATTCCTGAGCATGAAATTCAAGTCTTTATAAATACGCTATATGGTGTTTTGCTGAATAAATTAAATGGAAGAAAAATACCGCTGGAAATCATGGATGCAGCTGCTAGTTTTGGGGATGTCCTAGCTTGTATAAACATTGCTTATATGAAGGACTTCTTGACAACTGATAAGTAA
- a CDS encoding OmpA family protein, with protein sequence MLKKLFIVISFAGICFQAMGQEFSIVDKRAIRFYEEGDQFLNRKQLPEAQEKFKAAYERSSDFFEAYLKHAQVLLSRGMPEEALAVTKKGQSRLPLKKNDFFKGKLAWLEGEIYLKQGAFQQALDIFEENEAYFDESFLKSDEYANKLQQLEIIAEGIKNPIDIRKKRLPRPLNQFRLQYFPVLTADGKRLFFTKRDGITVKYNEDIFFSDFDEGEWSEPESISTLINSSYNEGTCTISADGNLLIFTSCNTPGSHGNCDLYITARMNGEWQSPTNMGNKVNTRYWESQPSLSADGSLLFFSSNRPEGEGGIDLWVSERLEDGTWSKAKNLGSSINTKKDEVSPFIFFNNTMLFFASDGHPGFGAKDIFKSVIEGNGFGKPVNMGFPINDQKDQLALFITAQKDFAYYTENNFELGKVDSSYLYRFDFPEEIDLGHELIVTSGIVINEETGEAVEALLSLIDLDRDSTMYNFKSDGKDGTFTMIYPDKENSGLYVEKQGYMPKIYNVDRDSLRNKQGFQINLEPIAKGKHFIFENIFFDFDQTVLKKSSLSSLKKLHKFLLDHPTVKLLIVGHTDNIGKDSYNSELSLKRAKEVKKFLLGEGIYSERLEIEGRGAAEPLRSNDTEENRAFNRRIEVFIL encoded by the coding sequence ATGCTAAAGAAACTCTTTATTGTCATATCGTTTGCAGGAATATGTTTTCAAGCAATGGGACAGGAGTTTTCTATAGTTGATAAGCGAGCCATTAGATTTTATGAGGAAGGAGACCAGTTTCTTAATAGAAAACAGCTTCCGGAAGCCCAAGAAAAGTTCAAAGCAGCCTACGAACGAAGCAGTGATTTTTTTGAAGCGTATTTGAAACATGCGCAGGTGCTGCTGAGTAGGGGTATGCCAGAAGAAGCATTAGCCGTTACGAAAAAGGGCCAATCAAGGCTTCCTCTTAAAAAGAATGATTTCTTTAAAGGGAAATTAGCATGGTTGGAAGGGGAAATCTATTTAAAGCAAGGAGCTTTCCAACAGGCCTTGGATATTTTTGAAGAAAATGAAGCCTATTTTGACGAATCCTTTTTGAAATCGGATGAATATGCAAACAAATTACAACAGTTAGAGATTATTGCTGAGGGAATCAAGAACCCTATTGATATAAGAAAAAAAAGGCTTCCAAGGCCTTTAAATCAATTTAGACTTCAATATTTCCCTGTACTTACGGCAGATGGTAAACGGCTGTTTTTTACAAAAAGAGATGGGATTACGGTCAAATACAACGAAGACATCTTTTTTTCTGATTTCGATGAAGGAGAATGGTCTGAGCCAGAGTCAATCTCTACTTTGATCAATTCATCCTATAATGAAGGTACTTGTACCATTTCTGCAGATGGAAATTTACTAATTTTCACTTCCTGTAATACACCTGGTTCCCATGGAAACTGTGATTTGTACATAACTGCCAGGATGAATGGAGAGTGGCAAAGCCCTACCAATATGGGTAATAAAGTCAATACGAGGTATTGGGAATCCCAGCCTTCGCTTTCTGCAGATGGGAGTTTATTGTTTTTTTCTTCCAATAGGCCAGAAGGAGAAGGTGGCATTGATCTTTGGGTGTCTGAAAGACTCGAGGATGGGACATGGTCAAAGGCAAAAAATCTAGGTTCCAGTATAAATACAAAAAAGGACGAGGTATCCCCATTTATATTTTTTAATAATACGATGTTGTTTTTTGCTTCCGATGGACATCCTGGCTTTGGAGCCAAGGATATTTTTAAAAGTGTAATTGAGGGCAATGGTTTTGGAAAACCAGTGAATATGGGCTTCCCTATCAATGATCAAAAAGACCAATTGGCATTGTTTATTACTGCCCAGAAAGATTTCGCTTACTATACGGAGAATAATTTTGAGCTTGGAAAAGTAGATAGCTCTTATTTGTATCGTTTTGATTTTCCTGAAGAAATTGATTTAGGACATGAATTGATTGTGACAAGTGGAATAGTGATTAATGAAGAAACCGGTGAAGCCGTTGAAGCGCTACTTTCATTGATTGACCTTGATAGGGATAGCACAATGTACAATTTCAAGTCTGACGGTAAAGATGGCACTTTTACGATGATTTATCCAGACAAAGAGAATTCAGGGCTTTATGTAGAAAAGCAAGGGTATATGCCTAAGATTTACAATGTAGATCGTGACAGTCTGAGGAATAAACAAGGTTTTCAGATTAATTTGGAACCCATAGCTAAGGGAAAACATTTTATTTTTGAAAATATATTTTTCGATTTTGATCAAACAGTTCTAAAGAAATCCTCTTTAAGCTCCCTAAAAAAGTTACATAAGTTTTTGCTGGATCATCCCACAGTCAAACTTTTGATTGTAGGCCATACTGACAATATTGGGAAGGACAGTTATAATTCAGAACTGAGTTTAAAGAGGGCAAAGGAAGTAAAAAAATTTTTGCTTGGGGAAGGAATTTATTCAGAAAGGCTAGAAATTGAGGGTAGAGGAGCAGCAGAGCCTTTGAGGTCGAATGATACGGAAGAAAATAGAGCATTTAATCGACGTATAGAGGTTTTTATATTGTAG
- a CDS encoding 7-carboxy-7-deazaguanine synthase QueE has translation MQDKKNALLNGLSLPLMEAFYTIQGEGMFSGQPAYFIRLGGCDVGCVWCDVKDSWEAERWPIVPISEMVAEAESYPARLVVITGGEPLMHNLGPLTSLLKDKGFQINMETSGAHPFSGTIDWTCLSPKKFKQPLPQVYEHANELKVVVFNKSDFDFALKHAKLVNEKCHLLLQPEWSKAEIMTPLIIDFVKENPAWRVSLQTHKYMEIP, from the coding sequence ATGCAAGATAAAAAAAATGCGCTTCTCAATGGTTTATCACTGCCATTGATGGAAGCTTTCTATACGATCCAAGGTGAAGGAATGTTTTCTGGACAACCTGCTTATTTTATTCGTTTGGGAGGATGTGATGTAGGTTGCGTTTGGTGTGATGTGAAAGATTCCTGGGAGGCCGAGAGATGGCCAATTGTTCCCATTTCGGAAATGGTAGCAGAAGCAGAATCTTACCCAGCACGCTTGGTTGTGATCACCGGAGGAGAGCCATTGATGCATAATCTTGGCCCTTTGACAAGTTTATTGAAAGACAAAGGTTTTCAGATAAATATGGAAACCTCAGGAGCTCATCCTTTTAGTGGGACGATCGATTGGACATGTCTGTCACCCAAAAAGTTTAAACAACCTTTACCGCAGGTCTATGAACATGCGAATGAATTGAAAGTAGTAGTTTTCAATAAAAGCGATTTTGATTTTGCACTTAAACATGCAAAATTGGTAAATGAAAAATGTCATCTTTTGCTTCAGCCTGAATGGTCAAAAGCAGAAATAATGACACCTTTGATTATAGATTTTGTGAAGGAAAACCCAGCTTGGCGGGTTTCACTTCAGACCCATAAATACATGGAAATACCTTAG
- a CDS encoding AAA domain-containing protein produces the protein MTNITEELLYTKNLLQMEWVEDLAQFRSLTFRKSIKDKILAGVCWYPVHLNKVKWAFSDQLVIEISVNETTSNHGFHSGKSISLFSNAQENDIQSTYLNGVVNNVKGNVMTLSLNTETLPDWVSEGRIGVNLMFDDTSYKVMMNTMDTLVASGNNRIAYLKEVLLGYEKPKIEEQGNQNNPLLNEGQNKALELINNAKDLAIVHGPPGTGKTTTLIQAIVLATQQFDQVMVCAPSNAAVDLLVERMDEAGVDVLRLGHPARVDENIIQRTLDARVMAHPSYKEYKKLKKAADEFRRKANKFKRSFGHAEREDRKRNYNEAGRCQAEARQLYDYMTQSILSSCQVVACTLVGAATNLLKGTFFQVVFLDEAAQGMEPATWIPILKAQKVVLAGDHFQLPPTIKSREAAKGLQNTLFEKAISNQPEAAQLLSLQYRMAEAIMGFSNSAFYNNQLQAAPNTKTHYLIENEPSMAFIDTAGSGFMEFKDKETLSVSNKDEAKMALGLLKELIKKVGAKNREGQLWNVGLIAPYSAQVRMLKEMLATESEWLFLKQMEQNLTISTVDGFQGQERDIMLISLTRSNPQGEIGFLADTRRMNVALTRAKRKLIVLGDSATIGNNGFYQSFLDFVQEQGAYHSVYEFME, from the coding sequence ATGACAAATATAACTGAAGAATTATTATATACTAAGAATCTTTTACAAATGGAATGGGTGGAAGATCTTGCCCAATTCAGAAGTTTGACTTTCAGGAAATCCATAAAGGACAAAATTCTAGCTGGAGTTTGTTGGTATCCAGTGCATTTGAATAAGGTAAAATGGGCATTTTCAGATCAACTGGTCATAGAGATTTCTGTAAATGAAACTACTTCTAATCATGGATTTCATTCTGGTAAATCCATAAGTTTATTTTCTAATGCCCAAGAAAATGACATCCAATCTACTTATTTAAATGGAGTAGTGAATAATGTGAAAGGTAATGTGATGACCTTAAGTTTGAATACGGAAACCTTGCCTGATTGGGTAAGTGAGGGCAGAATAGGCGTTAATTTGATGTTTGATGACACTTCATACAAAGTAATGATGAACACCATGGACACATTGGTGGCATCAGGAAACAACAGAATTGCTTATCTGAAAGAGGTGCTTTTAGGATATGAAAAACCAAAAATAGAAGAACAAGGAAATCAAAACAATCCTCTTTTGAATGAAGGGCAAAACAAAGCTTTGGAACTTATTAATAATGCAAAGGACCTGGCCATTGTTCATGGACCGCCAGGTACTGGCAAAACAACTACGCTTATCCAGGCAATTGTTCTGGCTACACAACAGTTTGATCAGGTTATGGTTTGTGCACCAAGTAATGCTGCGGTTGATTTATTGGTGGAGAGAATGGATGAGGCCGGGGTGGATGTTCTTAGATTAGGACACCCGGCAAGGGTAGACGAAAATATTATTCAGCGAACACTGGATGCACGTGTAATGGCCCACCCTTCTTATAAAGAATACAAAAAATTAAAAAAAGCTGCAGATGAATTCCGTCGCAAGGCCAATAAGTTTAAGCGGAGTTTTGGTCATGCAGAAAGGGAAGATCGTAAAAGAAATTATAATGAAGCAGGTCGTTGTCAGGCTGAAGCTAGGCAGCTTTATGATTACATGACCCAGTCAATCCTTTCTTCTTGTCAGGTAGTGGCATGTACTCTTGTGGGGGCAGCAACTAACCTACTCAAAGGAACGTTTTTTCAGGTTGTTTTCTTAGATGAAGCAGCTCAGGGCATGGAACCTGCTACCTGGATCCCGATTTTGAAAGCCCAAAAGGTTGTTTTGGCAGGGGATCACTTTCAACTACCTCCTACCATAAAATCCAGAGAAGCGGCCAAAGGACTGCAGAATACCCTGTTTGAGAAAGCCATTTCCAATCAACCCGAAGCGGCTCAGTTGCTGTCTCTGCAATACAGAATGGCTGAGGCAATTATGGGTTTTTCTAATTCCGCCTTTTATAATAATCAGCTACAAGCAGCGCCTAATACTAAAACTCATTATTTAATAGAGAATGAACCCTCAATGGCATTTATAGACACTGCCGGTAGTGGGTTTATGGAGTTTAAGGATAAGGAGACACTTAGTGTTAGCAATAAGGATGAAGCTAAGATGGCACTCGGCCTTTTAAAAGAACTTATTAAAAAAGTAGGCGCAAAAAACAGAGAGGGCCAACTTTGGAACGTAGGACTTATCGCTCCGTATAGTGCACAGGTTAGAATGTTAAAGGAGATGTTAGCCACAGAATCGGAATGGTTGTTTTTAAAACAAATGGAACAAAATTTGACTATTAGCACCGTAGATGGGTTTCAAGGGCAGGAGCGTGATATTATGCTTATAAGCCTCACTAGATCCAACCCACAAGGTGAAATCGGTTTTTTGGCAGATACCCGAAGAATGAACGTTGCCTTAACTAGAGCCAAAAGAAAATTAATTGTACTTGGAGACAGTGCCACCATAGGTAACAATGGTTTTTACCAGTCCTTTCTGGATTTTGTTCAAGAACAGGGGGCCTATCACAGTGTTTATGAATTTATGGAATAA
- the lepA gene encoding translation elongation factor 4 — MNMQNTRNFCIIAHIDHGKSTLADRLLQFTNTVTEREMQDQLLDSMDLERERGITIKSHAIQMKFPYKGEEYTLNLIDTPGHVDFSYEVSRSIAACEGALLIVDASQGIEAQTISNLYLAIGHDLEIIPVLNKIDLPGAQPEVVAEEVMEMIGCSREDIVLASGKEGIGIEDILNAVVERIPAPKGDVDAPLQAMIFDSVYNPFRGVEVLFRIFNGTINKGDKIKFVNTGREYEADEIGILGYQQQPQKQLQAGNVGYLISGIKIAKEVKVGDTITHVKRPCSATVQGFENVKPMVFAGIYPVETTDFEELRASMEKLQLNDASLVWEPETSAALGFGFRCGFLGMLHMEIIQERLEREFDMTVITTVPSVQFRALMNDDSFKLVNAPSDMPEPNLFKHIEEPFVKAAIITAADYVGPVIQLCMEKRGQIKNQVYLTSDRVELTFDMPLVEIVFDFFDKLKTISRGYASLDYELIGFKQSNMVRLDVMLNGEPVDALSAIVHRDKAYEWGKRLCEKLKELVPRQMFEIAIQAAIGTKVIARETVKALRKNVLAKCYGGDISRKRKLLDKQKKGKKRMRQVGNVEVPQEAFMAVLKLD, encoded by the coding sequence ATGAACATGCAAAACACAAGAAATTTCTGTATAATTGCCCATATTGACCATGGCAAAAGTACACTAGCAGACCGACTTTTACAATTCACAAACACTGTGACGGAGCGGGAAATGCAAGACCAGCTATTGGATAGTATGGATTTAGAACGGGAGCGGGGGATTACGATTAAATCGCATGCCATCCAAATGAAGTTTCCCTATAAAGGAGAAGAGTATACGTTGAACCTTATAGATACCCCAGGTCATGTGGATTTTTCTTATGAGGTTTCTCGGTCTATAGCAGCCTGTGAGGGCGCACTTCTGATCGTTGATGCTTCTCAAGGAATAGAAGCTCAAACTATCTCAAACCTTTATCTGGCCATAGGTCATGATTTGGAAATCATTCCGGTTTTGAATAAAATCGACTTGCCAGGTGCACAACCTGAGGTTGTTGCCGAGGAGGTAATGGAAATGATAGGATGTTCCAGAGAGGATATTGTATTGGCATCAGGTAAAGAAGGTATTGGAATAGAAGACATTCTTAATGCTGTGGTAGAAAGGATTCCTGCTCCTAAAGGAGATGTAGATGCTCCTTTGCAAGCCATGATTTTTGATTCCGTATACAATCCATTCAGGGGAGTTGAAGTGTTGTTTCGAATATTCAATGGCACCATAAATAAAGGCGATAAGATCAAGTTTGTCAATACCGGCAGAGAATATGAAGCCGACGAAATTGGTATTCTGGGTTATCAGCAACAACCCCAAAAGCAATTACAAGCAGGTAATGTAGGGTATTTGATTTCAGGTATAAAAATTGCCAAAGAAGTAAAAGTAGGGGATACCATCACTCATGTGAAAAGACCATGTAGCGCAACCGTTCAGGGTTTTGAAAATGTGAAGCCTATGGTTTTCGCTGGTATTTATCCGGTTGAAACAACCGATTTCGAGGAGCTTAGGGCTTCTATGGAAAAGTTACAACTCAATGATGCCTCTTTAGTATGGGAACCTGAAACTTCAGCAGCCTTGGGTTTTGGATTTAGGTGTGGCTTTTTGGGAATGCTTCATATGGAGATCATTCAGGAGCGACTGGAAAGGGAATTTGACATGACGGTTATCACCACCGTTCCTTCTGTACAGTTTAGGGCATTAATGAATGATGACAGTTTCAAGTTGGTGAATGCGCCTTCTGATATGCCAGAACCTAATCTCTTCAAGCATATTGAAGAACCCTTTGTAAAAGCGGCCATTATTACTGCTGCTGATTATGTTGGGCCTGTGATTCAGCTCTGCATGGAGAAAAGAGGGCAAATAAAAAATCAGGTATACCTGACATCAGATAGGGTGGAATTGACCTTTGACATGCCTTTGGTAGAGATAGTGTTTGACTTTTTCGACAAGTTAAAAACGATTTCAAGAGGATATGCCTCCCTGGATTATGAATTGATTGGCTTCAAGCAATCTAACATGGTGCGACTTGATGTCATGCTTAATGGTGAACCCGTGGATGCACTTTCTGCCATTGTCCATAGAGACAAAGCATATGAATGGGGCAAGAGACTTTGTGAAAAATTAAAGGAATTGGTTCCAAGACAAATGTTTGAAATTGCCATACAAGCTGCAATAGGAACAAAAGTAATTGCCAGAGAAACGGTAAAAGCCTTGCGAAAGAATGTATTGGCAAAATGTTATGGTGGAGATATTTCTAGAAAAAGGAAGCTCCTTGACAAGCAGAAGAAAGGTAAGAAGCGAATGAGACAGGTGGGTAATGTTGAAGTACCTCAGGAAGCCTTTATGGCTGTGCTCAAGCTGGATTAA
- a CDS encoding bifunctional 5,10-methylenetetrahydrofolate dehydrogenase/5,10-methenyltetrahydrofolate cyclohydrolase — translation MQQREGLIRIDGKKTAAIIKEEIAEEVVLLKNNGKKAPHLAAILVGNDGASQTYVGAKVKACEQVGFGSTLVRLDDTVSEEDLLKEVEKINDNPDIDGLIVQLPLPGHISVEKVTAKIKPEKDVDGFTPANVGRMTLGWPAYIAATPYGIVELLKRHEIETSGKHCVVIGRSHIVGSPMSILMARNAYPGNCTVTITHSRTKNLKEIAQSADILIVAIGREGFVTGDMVKEGAVVIDVGIHRIPDASKKSGFRLVGDVNFEEASSKASAITPVPGGVGPMTIASLLYNTLLAAKGEVYQ, via the coding sequence ATGCAACAAAGAGAAGGATTGATAAGAATTGATGGTAAAAAAACCGCTGCGATCATTAAAGAGGAAATTGCAGAAGAAGTAGTTTTGCTAAAAAATAATGGTAAAAAAGCCCCACACCTGGCAGCGATTCTCGTTGGGAATGATGGAGCTAGCCAAACTTACGTAGGCGCAAAGGTCAAAGCTTGTGAGCAAGTAGGCTTTGGTTCTACTTTAGTTCGTTTGGATGATACAGTTTCAGAGGAAGACCTACTTAAAGAAGTAGAGAAAATAAATGACAATCCAGACATTGACGGATTGATTGTTCAATTGCCACTTCCCGGGCATATTTCAGTGGAGAAAGTTACCGCCAAGATTAAGCCTGAAAAAGATGTTGATGGGTTTACCCCTGCGAATGTAGGGCGCATGACCTTAGGTTGGCCGGCATATATAGCAGCAACACCATACGGTATTGTAGAGTTGTTGAAGCGCCATGAAATAGAGACTTCTGGAAAGCATTGCGTAGTAATAGGAAGAAGCCATATTGTAGGTTCACCCATGAGCATTTTAATGGCCCGAAATGCCTACCCAGGAAACTGTACAGTTACCATAACCCACAGTAGGACTAAAAATTTGAAAGAAATTGCCCAAAGTGCAGATATACTGATTGTAGCCATTGGTAGAGAAGGCTTCGTTACTGGAGACATGGTGAAAGAAGGCGCAGTAGTGATCGATGTGGGAATTCACCGCATACCTGATGCCAGCAAGAAAAGCGGTTTCCGTTTGGTTGGAGATGTTAACTTTGAAGAGGCTTCAAGCAAGGCTTCAGCTATCACGCCGGTACCTGGGGGAGTTGGTCCTATGACCATTGCTTCATTGTTGTACAACACACTTTTGGCAGCCAAAGGAGAAGTTTACCAATAG
- a CDS encoding DUF922 domain-containing protein, which translates to MKLYFLLFFGWKMMFAATDLSLNTPTKTEGIVLIHPNRRLVWDDFKKVDIISNRSTINAITQSTCVIDILKINENKEYVTLDIAVKINLHKELSQVKNDFFNTKDEQTKKRVLHHENGHFLIAQIIGHRILNAVNKFKFEKKNHRSQLNNIIRENFKDWKRLDSQYDAQSTKPHKPEMQARWDSFFESELKSLKQEL; encoded by the coding sequence ATGAAACTCTACTTTCTTCTGTTTTTTGGTTGGAAAATGATGTTTGCAGCAACAGATCTTAGCCTTAACACCCCAACTAAGACTGAGGGCATTGTCTTGATTCATCCTAACCGACGTCTTGTCTGGGATGATTTCAAAAAAGTTGACATTATAAGCAATAGGTCAACAATAAATGCCATAACCCAAAGCACCTGCGTAATAGATATCTTGAAGATTAACGAAAACAAAGAGTATGTTACTCTGGACATTGCCGTAAAGATCAACCTTCACAAAGAACTAAGTCAGGTTAAAAATGATTTTTTTAACACAAAAGATGAGCAAACAAAAAAAAGGGTTCTTCATCATGAGAATGGGCATTTTTTAATCGCTCAAATTATAGGGCATAGAATACTTAATGCTGTAAACAAATTTAAATTTGAAAAAAAGAACCACAGAAGTCAACTAAACAATATTATCCGAGAAAATTTCAAAGACTGGAAACGACTGGATTCACAATATGACGCCCAATCCACCAAACCGCACAAACCCGAAATGCAGGCAAGATGGGATAGTTTTTTTGAATCAGAACTTAAATCCCTAAAACAAGAATTATAA